The following coding sequences are from one Salvia hispanica cultivar TCC Black 2014 chromosome 3, UniMelb_Shisp_WGS_1.0, whole genome shotgun sequence window:
- the LOC125210269 gene encoding uncharacterized protein LOC125210269 → MKGFFPLPFCSLLALSFVAILSLKCEATSLNYTKYTQQVSSLRLERIHKHLESINKSPLLTIQSPDGDMIDCVHKTKQPALDHPLLKNHKIQKTPSEMPKGIKMAETERVRGNNGNRSVWQMWHQKGQRCPKGTVPIRRSTAHDVLRAKSLYHFGKKSSRYAAAATLSRRADAPDVVSGYGHEHAIAYTTGSGEVYGAKATINVWDPSIEEVNEFSLSQVWVLSGSFDGSDLNSIEAGWQVSPELYGDSRPRLFTYWTSDSYQATGCYNLLCSGFIQTNSRIAIGAAISPVSSTGGNQFDITITIWKDPKLGNWWMSFGDNTLVGYWPTELFTHLTDRATIYVAAPDWPTALGYYLQEERSAWSDKSELDIIKRHLGDLPILELETIQVPLCLAGGGTHHEKYRWRSEHPAIFNL, encoded by the exons ATGAAAGGGTTTTTCCCCCTTCCATTTTGCTCTCTTCTTGCTCTATCTTTTGTTgccattctctctctaaaatgTGAAGCCACTTCTCTAAACTACACCAAATACACACAACAAGTAAGCAGCTTGAGACTTGAGAGGATTCATAAGCATTTGGAAAGCATCAATAAGTCCCCTCTCCTCACCATTCAG AGCCCAGATGGAGATATGATTGATTGTgttcacaaaacaaaacagcCAGCTTTGGATCATCCTCTTCTCAAGAATCACAAAATTCag AAAACCCCGTCGGAAATGCCAAAGGGGATAAAAATGGCGGAAACCGAACGAGTAAGAGGAAACAATGGCAATAGAAGTGTGTGGCAAATGTGGCATCAAAAGGGGCAGCGCTGCCCAAAGGGCACTGTGCCGATACGAAGAAGCACGGCGCACGACGTGCTGAGGGCTAAATCCCTCTACCATTTCGGTAAAAAATCGTCGAGATACGCGGCGGCTGCGACGCTTAGCCGCCGCGCCGACGCTCCTGATGTTGTTAGTGGCTATGGCCACGAG CATGCGATAGCATACACAACGGGATCGGGAGAAGTTTACGGGGCAAAAGCGACAATTAACGTGTGGGACCCATCGATAGAAGAGGTGAACGAGTTTAGCCTCTCCCAAGTTTGGGTTCTCTCCGGCTCCTTTGATGGCTCCGATCTCAATAGTATTGAAGCTGGTTGGCAG GTCAGTCCGGAGTTGTATGGTGATAGCAGGCCAAGACTCTTTACTTATTGGACG AGCGATTCATATCAAGCAACGGGATGCTACAACCTCTTGTGCTCCGGATTCATACAAACAAACAGCCGGATAGCCATTGGAGCAGCCATCTCACCGGTCTCATCCACAGGCGGAAATCAATTCGACATCACCATTACCATTTGGAAG GACCCTAAATTGGGAAATTGGTGGATGAGCTTTGGTGATAACACATTAGTGGGCTACTGGCCCACTGAGCTATTCACCCATCTAACGGACCGGGCCACGATTTACGTGGCAGCtcctgattggccaacggcattg GGGTATTACCTCCAAGAAGAGCGGTCGGCATGGAGCGACAagagcgagctcgacatcatcaagCGCCAccttggcgacctaccaaTCCTTGAACTTGAAACTATTCAAGTACCTCTGTGCCTGGCAGGAGGGGGCACCCATCATGAAAAGTATAGGTGGCGTAGTGAGCATcctgcaatttttaatttgtag
- the LOC125212873 gene encoding GDSL esterase/lipase At5g33370-like, whose protein sequence is MKNPRIFTMFLLILVLGDLSSNAEAKAFFVFGDSLVDNGNNNYLVTTARADAPPYGIDYPSHRPTGRFSNGLNIPDIISETNGWEPTLPYLSPELTGQKLLVGANFASAGVGVLNDTGIQFVNIIRIYQQLNLFKQYQQRLSEVIGREETDRVVKDSLVLITLGGNDFVNNYYLVPFSIRSQQYSLEDYVPFVISEYKKVLHRLYNLGARRVLVTGTGPLGCVPAELAQHSRNGECAAELMRAAALFNPQLVQMLDQLNRKVGDNVFIAANTNQMHLDFISNPQQFGFVTSKIACCGQGPYNGVGLCTPLSNLCPNRDAYVFWDPFHPSERANRLIVQQILTGSNTYMHPMNLSTILAMDSRA, encoded by the exons ATGAAGAATCCAAGAATTTTTACTATGTTCTTGCTAATTTTGGTCTTGGGGGATTTAAGCTCCAATGCTGAAGCTAAGGCCTTCTTTGTGTTTGGAGACTCATTGGTGGATAACGGAAACAACAACTACTTGGTCACCACCGCTAGGGCCGATGCCCCGCCCTATGGCATCGACTACCCATCGCACCGTCCCACTGGTCGCTTCTCCAACGGCCTCAACATTCCCGATATCATCA GTGAAACGAACGGGTGGGAACCGACATTGCCATACCTGAGCCCCGAGCTTACCGGGCAGAAATTGCTTGTTGGTGCCAACTTTGCTTCAGCAGGAGTTGGAGTACTAAATGACACAGGAATCCAGTTT GTAAACATTATTAGAATATACCAACAACTGAACTTGTTCAAACAGTACCAGCAGAGATTAAGCGAAGTTATTGGGAGAGAAGAGACTGATAGAGTTGTGAAGGATTCACTAGTGTTGATTACATTAGGTGGGAATGATTTTGTGAACAACTATTATTTGGTGCCATTCTCTATCAGGTCTCAGCAATATTCTCTCGAAGACTATGTGCCATTTGTCATTTCCGAGTACAAAAAAGTGTTACAT AGGTTGTACAACCTTGGGGCTCGACGGGTTTTGGTGACCGGAACGGGCCCGTTAGGATGCGTCCCGGCTGAATTGGCCCAGCATAGTCGAAATGGGGAGTGTGCAGCTGAATTGATGAGAGCTGCTGCACTTTTCAACCCTCAGTTGGTTCAAATGCTTGATCAACTTAACAGAAAAGTTGGTGACAATGTGTTCATTGCTGCTAACACCAATCAAATGCATCTGGATTTCATCTCCAACCCTCAACAatttg GATTTGTGACCTCGAAGATAGCATGTTGTGGACAGGGCCCGTACAACGGGGTGGGCCTCTGCACGCCGCTCTCAAATCTCTGCCCGAACCGAGATGCGTACGTGTTCTGGGATCCGTTTCACCCGTCAGAACGGGCCAACCGACTAATAGTTCAGCAAATCTTGACCGGATCCAACACCTACATGCACCCAATGAACCTTAGCACAATCTTGGCTATGGATTCACGGGCCTAA
- the LOC125212236 gene encoding GDSL esterase/lipase At5g33370-like, producing MAPFACVILSLAIASMVSGGEARAFFVFGDSLVDNGNNNYLITSARADAPPYGIDYPTHRPTGRFSNGLNIPDIISEQLGMEPTEPYLSPFLKGDKLLVGANFASAGVGILNDTGIQFLNIIRIGKQLEYFQQYQTRVSSIIGPEQTTALVNQALVLITLGGNDFVNNYYLVPFSARSRQFSLPDYVTYLISEYRKVLHKLYDLGARRVLVTGTGPLGCVPAELAQRSRAGECSAELMRAAALFNPQLVQMLDSLNSELGASVFIAANTQQMHMDFISNPQAFGFVTSKIACCGQGPYNGVGLCTAVSNLCPNRDLYAFWDPFHPSERANRIIVQQILSGDTQYMKPMNLSTILALDSRT from the exons atGGCTCCCTTTGCATGTGTGATTCTTAGCCTGGCAATAGCTAGCATGGTGAGTGGAGGCGAAGCACGGGCCTTCTTCGTGTTTGGAGACTCGCTGGTGGACAATGGCAACAACAATTACCTAATTACCAGTGCAAGGGCGGACGCCCCACCTTATGGCATCGACTACCCAACCCATCGGCCTACTGGCCGATTCTCCAACGGCCTCAACATCCCCGATATCATCA gtGAACAACTTGGAATGGAGCCCACAGAACCATACTTGAGCCCATTTCTTAAAGGAGACAAGCTTCTTGTTGGTGCTAATTTTGCTTCTGCGGGAGTTGGAATCCTTAATGACACTGGAATTCAGTTT CTAAACATCATTCGCATCGGGAAACAACTCGAGTACTTCCAGCAGTATCAGACACGGGTGTCGAGCATCATCGGACCTGAACAAACGACTGCGCTAGTGAACCAAGCTCTAGTTCTCATCACACTAGGAGGCAATGACTTTGTCAACAACTACTATTTGGTCCCTTTCTCAGCAAGATCCAGACAGTTTTCCCTACCTGACTACGTTACATACCTTATCTCCGAGTATCGCAAAGTCTTGCAT AAATTGTATGATTTGGGAGCTAGGAGGGTTTTAGTGACCGGGACAGGCCCACTTGGGTGCGTCCCCGCTGAGTTGGCGCAGCGCAGCCGGGCCGGGGAATGCTCCGCGGAGCTGATGAGGGCGGCAGCGCTTTTCAACCCACAGCTGGTTCAGATGCTGGACAGCCTCAACTCCGAACTAGGGGCTAGTGTGTTCATTGCGGCTAACACACAACAAATGCATATGGACTTCATTTCTAATCCTCAAGCCTTTG GATTTGTGACGTCGAAAATCGCATGCTGTGGGCAAGGCCCATACAATGGAGTTGGGCTTTGCACGGCGGTGTCCAATTTGTGCCCAAACAGAGATTTGTATGCATTTTGGGATCCATTTCACCCATCAGAAAGGGCCAACAGAATTATAGTGCAACAAATATTGAGTGGAGATACTCAATATATGAAGCCCATGAATCTCAGCACCATCTTGGCTTTGGATTCAAGGACCTAA